The Oncorhynchus masou masou isolate Uvic2021 chromosome 13, UVic_Omas_1.1, whole genome shotgun sequence genomic interval ctgggggcattgtcatgctgaaacaggaaagcgccttccccaaactgttgccacaaagttggaagcacagaatcatctagaatgtcattgtatgctatagagttaacatttcccttcactggaattaaggggcctagcctgaaccatgaaaaacagcctcagatcattattcctcctccaccaaactttacagtgggcactatgcattggggcaggtagcctggcaatctgtcaaacccagatttgtctgtcggactgccaaataggggaagcgtgattcatccctccagagaacacgtttccactgctccagagtccaatggcggcgagctttacaccgctccagccgacgcttggcatagagcatggtgatcttaggcttgtgtgcggctgctcgaccatggaaacccatttaatgacgctcctgacgaacagttcttatgCTGACATTgcctccagaggcagtttggaactcagtagtaagTATTGCAACAGAATTAAAGTTGTcaggggaagctctagcagggcagaaatttgacaaactgacttgttggaaaggtggaatcctatgacgatgccacgttacaaatcactgagctcttcagtacggccaTTCtactctatggagattgcatggctgtgtgcttgactttatacacctgtcagcaacaggtgtggctgaagttgccgaatccactaatttgaaggggtgtccacatacttttgtgcatatatagtgtatatgtgatcatatacaaatgtaagcaggGTTTGAAaagttttagtcaaatattaaatatgtttgggcttcttgctgtcaatttgcagtctacaaaatATTTGTAATTATATTTTGGCACGCTGATCATCCGCTCAACAAGAAATCTTCCCGCGGTTGAATCTATattgaaccaaaatataaatgcaacatacaacaatttcaaccattttactgagttacagttcatatgaggaaatcagtcaattgaaatacattcattaggccctaatctatggatttcacatgactgagcaaGTGCACAGCCATGGGTGtgtctgggagggcataggcccacccactggagagccaggcccagccaatcagaatgcgtttttccccacaaaagggctttattacagacagacagaaatacttatcagtttcatcagctgtccgattggctggtctcagatgatcctgcaggtgaagaatccgatgtggaggtcctgggcttgcatggctacacgtggtctgcggttgtgaggccggttatgcgtactgccaaattctctaaaacgatgttggaggcagcttatggtagagaaattaacattcaattctctggcaacaactctggtggacattcctgcagtcctGACAATTGCGTGTTCCCTCAAAAtgtagacatctgtggcattgtgttgtgtgacaaaactgcacattttagtgtgtccttttattgtacccagcacaaggtacacctgtgtaatgatcatgctgtttaatcagcttcttgatatgccacaccgggcaggtggatggattatcttggcaaaggagaaatgctcactaagagggatgtaaacaaacttgcgcacaacatttgagataaataacctttttgtgcgtttggaacatttctggataTGTTTTATACTGATCTGTCCTCATGGAAATTGTATCTCTTAACTACAGTAGTGTTCCCCATAGTGTGATTCCTTTTGGGCTGTTTGTTAAGACAGGAGTGGGCCACAGATGTTTGGAAAAGGTTGTTCTATAGAACAAGtcatattttttttctctctcagccATCAAGACAAACGCGGTGCGTGAAGGGGATGAGTATGTGGTGAACGGTGGTAAGATGTGGACCACTAACGGCACCCAGGCTGACTGGATGTGTCTCCTGGCCAACACCAGTGACGGTCCGTCTCACAAGAACAAGTCCCTCATCTGTCTGCCTATGAACTCTCCTGGTGAGACACAATTATATATACTTAGTCTACAAAAACTCTCCAATCGTCAATAGCTTCATCTCCAGTTATTGACCTTATGTTCTGAAATTGAAAGCGGGCTATTGTTGAGGGCCAAATCCTAATTTGAGATTCTGTTAGAATTTGTGCTAAGCTCCCAAtttaaggttaagtgccttgctcaagggcacatcgacttttcacctagttggctctgGGACTCGACCAAAGCGACCTTTCTGTTATTGGCcgaatgctcttaaccgctaggctacctgctgctctcCATCTCACATCAATACATGCATTAAGCCGATTTCAAGTTGGGATCTATCAAGTATAGATGATTACATTTATATTCACATTTTAGTAATACCTCTGATTACTCACAACATTTTCAGTGTTCTGTGCAGAAGCCAATGTCCAAGATCAAGGGATTATTATAATCTCCAGACAGTGTTATAATTTGTTAAGACTCCATTAGGGAGCTACCGGATGGCCTCTGGTATCCCAGCCAAGACACACATGATGACGCCTCTCTTTGCTGTCCCTCACAGGGGTTCACATCGCCCGCAAGATCGACAAGATGGGGATGAGGTCTTCTGACACAGCAGAGGTCTTCTTCGATGACGTGCGCGTGCCTTGCAAGAACCTCATTGGTCAGGAGGGGATGGGCTTCACTTATCAAATGCTTCAATTCCAGGAAGAGAGACTTTGGGCGTGTGGCAACAGTAAGCACACCTCTCCTATTCCGTCctgttcccttcctctctcccttgccCAAAGAATTTCTATAGCTCAAAGACTTGaaacacattttgtttttttatcatgAGTCATTCAAAGGGGTTTCTGCTTGTCAGCCAGTGTAAATAAAAGGTCTTTAGCAAATAAATAAGATGGAATATCTCATTGATGGTGACGGGAAGTTCTTGAAAGCTTCCTGCTTGTTATATCCCAGTTAATTTAGTCTGGGCTTGATAACAGTCAGTCTGAGTAGGTTGTTAGCCCTTttggtatttttgttgttgtattttattaggatccccattagctgttgcaaaagcagcagctactcttcctggggtcatcacacaaacacacacacagatacacataccCACACTGATGAATCACTATATGACTCCATCAACTTGTATCATCCATCCACTTCCAAGTTAAACTAGTGATACCCTTTGAGGTGCAAAAAAAAGGACATGAACTTCCCCACACAGTAAATAGTTTACAGCCCCTGCCCATCCCACCCTCTGTAACACAAACAACAAACAGCATCTATATAGAGCCATTTCTCTGCCACGGCATGAAAAGTTGCATGTGCAGTTCGGAATCAGAAAGCTCTTTGTTAACGTAGCAGTGGATAGGATCACACACAACTTCAAATGCAGCTCATGCAAGTAAACAAACACATATTCAGATGGTCATCTCAGATGTTATCATAGATTGATTACCTAGCAAGCCAACCAGCCAAGGTAAAATATCACAAATCGAGCTAGATAAAGCCAGAAGAATAATATACTTGTTAAACATAAGTATAGCCATCAGTCTTGCATGTTTTCATGGTCATCACTCACTCACTGTTGAGTTTGTCAAGGTCCAGACTTTAGCGTTAGCTATCCTGTTACTACAGAGCTTGTTGGTATGGGGTTGCGTAGTTACGCATAACTCGAACTTGACGTTTGCTTGTAAACAAAATAATTCTCTATACTACCGTTCATTTCCCGTTCAGTTCTAACCATGATGGACAACATCATCCAGGAGACCATTCAGTACACcagacagaggaagatcttcaagaTGCCTCTTCTCTACCACCAGTCAGTCCACTTCAGACTGGCTGAGCTGGAGACAGAGATCGAGCTGCTGCGTTCCCTCCTCCATCGCTCTACAGGTGGGTCTACTCAAGATAAGAtcatgtctgcatcccaaatgtcactcCATTCCCTATGTGGTGCATTACTTTTCACAAGGGCACAAAGAGCAATggtcaatgtagtgcactacatagggaatatggtgttaTTTGGTACTAACACCTGTACTGATTTCTATGGGGAAATGTTGTTTGCAGCTTGGCCTTGTGGATACATTAAAGACCAGCCAGATATGTGTgagggaagctactctgaaaatacaGTTTACCATGCTATCAATtgcttcacactggaagaagtaaAGCTAAACTAAAACTACCCTTAAGAAAAATATAGTTTACTAAACTTAAGGTATTTAGAATAAGTAGTTCACGACATACTTTGTGACAAATaatcatatatttatatatatgaaATATAATcgactacaaattgcaagaacaggTCACTTtggagtcagatgttaacagaatgttTCAAGTGTGAATTGTGAAGGTCTGATGCCAGAAAAAGAAAGGACATTTTTGCCTACTGTTCCCATATTTTCTATTATTTTTGCAGAAACATTAGTGTGTAATTCCAGTAGTTAGCTGCAACGCTGCATGGCAAACAAAGTAACTAACACTAAAGTCAATACGAAGATTAGAATTTAGAACtagctactgcaaaatgtagttaagttactagttgaactacatgtagttcactactctccAACACTGCCAGATAAATACAATCAGTTAAGTGCAGCCTATGTATGATTCATAATAATAAGCTGTAAACTTTCAAATCTAGGCcagtaacacaacacatcatCTAATAATGGTCATTGTCAGGAGACTGGACACATCTGGCTGTTGGCCGGGTTCTATGCCCTTTGAGGGGTTTTAACTAATGCTCAACCACTTTACCAGACAGTAGCTTCAATGCACTAGTGCAGCTGTTAATTGCTTCATTATATAGGGACTAGAGGCATCTGTTTGGCACATAGACACTGTCCACGTCCCAATTCTCCCATTCCCTCCTCTGAACTGATCTGACATTAAAGATCAATGACAATAATATCAGTAAGTAATATCAGTTTAGGACTTGAGCGAAACACATCCTAAATCTTGGCATCAACCTCTTCCCTGTCTCCCATTTCCAGCTCTGTACATCAAGGGCAACGATGTGACTAAGCTGGCGTCCATGGCTAAGCTGAAGGCAGGCCGTCTATCCAGGGAGGTGGGGGACAGCTGCCTGCAGTACTGGGGAGGGATGGGCTTCACCAGCGATGTCTTGGTCAGCAGGTTTTACAGGTGAGTGGAGAAGAAGAAACTCCTAAAAAGAGGCTCAGGACAGCAGCTTAGTTCCTTTCAATGATGTTTATTGCAGATGTGTTTTGGAGCAAGCTCCTTCGTTAAAGCACTGAATAAACTCTGCGACACATTGTGAAGGTTACAAGTTCTGCTTATAAGCTTGTCATAAACATTACTAAATATTTAGTTTGCTAACTATTCATTAACTTTATAtaatgtatattttatcattcattcatatatttattaaTGTATAAAATATACCTAACAAAATTGTAAACacaacattcaacaatttcaaagattttactgagttacagttcatataatgaaatcagtcaattgaaataaattcatttggccctaatctatggatttcaaatgactgggaatacagatatgcatctgttggtcacagataccttctTTTTTTTAAGGTAGGGGTGTttatcagaaaaccagtcagtatctgctgtgaCCACCTttttcctcatgcagcgcgaTACATCTCCtttacatagagttgatcaggctgttgattgtggaatgttgtcccactcctcttaaatggctgtgcgaagttgctggatattggtgggaactggaacgcACTAATGTACACGTcgttccagagcatcccaaacatgcttaatGAGTGACATGTCCGGTGGGTATACAggcaatggaagaactgggacatcttcagcttccagtaattgtgtaaagatccttgcgacatggggacgtgcattatcatgctgaaacatgaggtgatgggggcagatgaatggcatgacaacgggcctcaggatgtcatcacagtatctctgtgcattcaaatcgccattgataaaatgcaattgtgttcgttgtccgtagcttaggCCTTCCCATGCCATAACCACACAGCCACCATGGGGCATTCGGTTTACAACGTtgatatcagcaaaccgctcatccacacaacaccatacacgtggtctgcatttgtgaggcctgttgaacgtactgccaaattctctaaaacgacattgaaggcggcttatggtagagaaatgaacattaaatgatatggcaacaactctggtggacattcctgcagtcagcatgccaattgcatgctccctcaaaacgtgagacatctgtggcattgtgttgtgacaaaactgcacattttagtggccttttattgttcccaacacaaggtgcaactgtttaatgatcatgctgtttaatcagcttcttgatatggcacacctgtcaggtggacagattatctttgcaaaggagaaatgctcactaacagggatgtaaacaaatttgtgcacaaaatttgaaagaaatacgctttttgtgcgtatggaacatttctgggatcttttatttcagctcatgaaacaccggaccaacactttacatagtggccttttatttatAGTTTTGTTTAGTGTATTATAAGGAGATGTGCAAATAAAGTATTAGCAAACTCAAAAAGGAATTTATTTAACCCACTGGTATATATGTTGTCCTTTCACTGATCAGATGATGCCATTCTTACAGTAGTAGTACACTAATCAACCACGGTTGATACTACTGTAGTCTAATTACAGTGACACCCAGTGGCGTAGCAAATGAAGACATTAGagggtctgcatcccaaatggctccctattagTCCACTACTTTGGCCAGAGCCtgatgggccctggttaaaagtagtgaactatatagggaatagggtgctatttgagacatGTTATGATCTGGCATCTGGGGGTCAAAGGGCAGGTCTTAATGCCACTATGGGTCAGTTAAAAGGTCTCTGTTTCATCACATCCACAGAACCTTGCTATATACAAATACTATGTATAGTTTAAGTTTGAGGAGGATATTCATGTAGGAGGATATTCATGTACGGTAAGTTCATAGCCAATTGAGCTTCCATTTGAGTCAATACAGTTATGCAACGGTGCTGTTTTTTCACTGCAAAGAGTTGACTTTCAATACTAGTTAATTCCACAAACATTCTGGATATTCAGATTGGTAATTTTGCTCAAGAAATTAAACCTAATTCAAGCATCTAATCAGAAACGAGTCCCTATTGTTGCACAAAATTCATGTGGGTTTCATGGTTTTTAAAAATGCGGCCGAGGTAATAGCTGTCATTGAATGAGCTCAGTGTTCATTTGTCGATTTTGCGCTTTTCATTGTCTTGTTTAAATACTTAAGAGACGCCAGGTTACTGTCCATTGGAGGAGGCGCTGATGAGGTCATGCTGTCGATCATCTGCAAGTACATGGACACCCTACCCAAGAAGTGATGTCACAGTGCCAGTATGGCTTTCCCCTGTGCTGCACCTCAATCCAGAACATTGTTCCCATTCCTATGCTTCTCTATAATGACTGGATAGGTGGAAGTGATACCTCTTAGTTTATGccatattgcttacacctatccagCCCATGAAGGGGAGTTCCAGGAGGAACAAAACCAATTTCTGAAATTGAATGAACACATCAGAATTGCAGTTTAAGATTTTAATTTGTTAATCAATTTAACCGCTGTGTTGCACTTAATTTATGAAAATGCATGTACTGTACTACAGGGCCAGTCAGGAATGTTTTTCAAATAGTGCCTCCATGTTTCCATTCTGGGGAAACATGCCTTAGATTTCGTTCCATTAATTTCTTTATGACAATTGAAAACTGCGGTCCTACAGTAGTTGTGAATTTGTTTGTGTATTGTGGAGGGGATATGTAATCAATGTCTAAGATCAAGTTTTTGTAGATAGTCTTAGGAATACAATGAATAGTATGTACCGTGGTGTGAAATAAATGAAGCGCTATATACCTCAATCTTTTGTGACTTCTTGAAAAACAATTGTTGAGAAAAGTATCTGGAGCGTCATCCAAAACATCCATGTTTATTTACATATAAAACATTTTACATCAGTTAACGGGAGAACAGTGTGCAGTGGAGATGAACAGTCTCTGTAGATGGGACAGGAAATGTTTGAAGTGAGCGCACACCCTAATTTATTCCTCAAAACAAATAAACAAGATGTTTGTTTATAGTGGAACACAATTGTTGGACACTATTGATCAAATGTTAAATCAGTCTCACATTGGATCAAGCAACCTCTGACAGCGAACCCAATTCTAATCTTTTTTCACTAATCAGCTCTGAAAAATGTGATTGGGAGGAAAaacatcagaattgggctgcctgtgtaacaTGTTACTGCTTAGCCTTGACAGATTTGTTGATGCAATagatcactcatcctgtacatcAACTTATATGCATCATCGTTAAGGGACATTACAAACATATGGCAGTGTCTACTCATTCCATCAGGGTTGTCTAAAATTAAGACTTTTTATTATTGTCATTGATGATTTGGTCTTCTCAAACATTAAGCACATTCTTACAGTCTCATTGTCATCATCCTGGTCTTCTGATGCAGAGGTGCACGCATGGCACAGACTGGGAAAGGAAACACGAGGCAGGGAGGGAAAAGCCGGGGCCTCCTGTAACACATCACCTCAGTTTGATAAACCAGTAAAGGATGGTGAAAACCAAGAAGCAGAAGAACAGCATGTAGCACAGGAGCTTGGTCTGGCTTCCCCTGGAAAGCTGCTTCACTCTCCCTATGGTGGCCCCCAACAAACCTCCCGTTGAGTCAAAGTCTGAGTCCTGTTAGTaggaaaaataacaaaacaatacATCCAGTGACATGTTTGGCCATCCTGATTTGAATTGCTCTGAAATGTGTAATaaggtaaatccatttgaattcaatcactttgaCAGCACCCTTTATGAATCGAACGAATTCCATACATATTTGTCCATTGTAGAAGTATTCAGAAAGTGACTTTGGACCTTGAGTGCCAAAACATTCAAGCGCTAACAGTGCTAAAAGTTATATTTTGCATAACATGAAACagccatgtcttcatcactggaaaatataaatggttgAGAAACAACAGGGTTGTCAATTTTTTACATTTCCTGAAAAAAAGTTTAATGTAATTTAACCTTAAATGTCAATTATCTAAACTTGTGAACTCCAATGTTTTTTCCCCTTTCATATTAGCATATGCTGTAGCTTAGACCCTATTTTACATCTGAGGTTGTGTGTTGTTCCAGCCATTGGTTGAGACAACATGCTATACAGGCtgggtgtcatgttttggctTATAAAATGTCCACAAATCAGGgaatgttgacttgaatgggaatatcGTTTTGAAATGATACTGTCAATCCTCCATAGGAAACCGATTcaaatcatagaaatataatagAGTAGACCATTTAAGTTAACATTCGACAGTGGGTGGACCGACGGCCATCTTTGTGGTAGTAATTAGAAGTTGAAATGGCACCCACtctgtattcaagagcatgtgTCAACTGATGGCGGGCGTACAACACAAAAATCTCAGATGTAAAGTAAGGTCTAAGCTACAACATGTGTGAATATGAAAGTTTACATTTTGTGAAATAATTGACGTTAACAGTTAACACttcaattttttaaatatttgtataaatAAGTAGTTTCACAAACCTGTTTATACACTTAAATTGCAGCACACTCAACTTGATCTTTtgcagtgatgaagacatggatgtctcatggtagtatggtggggtatgcaaaatgggtcaacttttgagtgccaaaacattcaggtccaaaaagtcactttctgagcaCTTTACAATGGGCAAAATATATGGAAGATTGTGTTCAACTCAAAGCGATGCTGTTAAAAAGTGATATGGTTTTCTGTTGAGCAATATTGTGACCTGTTATGGATGCCAACTAAGCTTTTAATGGATTGTGCAATCTGGTAGAAGAGGGTATAGATAAAGGAGATTTGTGTGAATGCTTCTTGAGTTGAGTAATTATGTAGAGTAACCTATAGGAGTGGGTCATATTTGGGGAGACCTCTTCTCTCCAAACCTTTTCTacaaaatgctactcaaaatatTGCAAAATACGATAATCGTTTTGCGTCTTTAATGACAAGCGATCCACTGTGAAATGTGTGTTTATTTACAATATTATACAGTCACATTCTCATTAAATAATGTGGCAAAAATAAGCATTAGTTCATTCATTTAGACACTGATACAGCCTAA includes:
- the zgc:85777 gene encoding probable acyl-CoA dehydrogenase 6 — protein: MAQRLNLVVSRHFSKLTSLSSTRKLAENVSSKPKTASGSEITADHLLYTPEHFALKESLKKIIDQDINPYVDQWEAEGIFPAHKVFKLLGNAGFLGVNKPVEYGGLGLDFSYSIAVSEELGNIRCGGIPMAIGVQTDMATPALARFGSTELKKEFLLPSIMGDKVACLGVSEVGAGSDVATIKTNAVREGDEYVVNGGKMWTTNGTQADWMCLLANTSDGPSHKNKSLICLPMNSPGVHIARKIDKMGMRSSDTAEVFFDDVRVPCKNLIGQEGMGFTYQMLQFQEERLWACGNILTMMDNIIQETIQYTRQRKIFKMPLLYHQSVHFRLAELETEIELLRSLLHRSTALYIKGNDVTKLASMAKLKAGRLSREVGDSCLQYWGGMGFTSDVLVSRFYRDARLLSIGGGADEVMLSIICKYMDTLPKK